From one Bacteroidota bacterium genomic stretch:
- a CDS encoding TolC family protein, with translation MKKFLLISISILSLNLSAQAQNEVTLQQCYQLAEANFPYLAQQNIVQSITDEAINKINAIWQPQVYLNAQATYQSEVTSIGLNIPGIEINELSKDQYKATLDVNQVLYDGGISKQQRSIQMSGAAVETQKITVDIYKVRERVNQLFLILLQTDKQQELVNNLKLELNNQEEKIKAGKLFGTATQFQADILAAEIIKADQRTIEINAARETALNMLNLLTGSNFNTNTKFITPEVNINTSDTLNLRPEIKLFDLQEALALSQMSFAEAATLPKLSLFVQGGYGRPGLNFLDDTFQFYYIGGVKFSYPIWTGNTKSNDAAIYQLNAQNVMANKTSFLINNNIQSAQQLGEIKKYAQLIEKDNAIIALKANIKNGAQAQLDNGTLAADDFVKYLTDENEAKINLAIHQVQLLAAQINYLTLLGKL, from the coding sequence ATGAAAAAGTTTTTGCTGATAAGTATTTCAATACTGAGCCTCAATTTATCTGCTCAGGCTCAAAATGAAGTTACTTTACAACAATGTTATCAGCTTGCAGAAGCCAATTTCCCTTATCTCGCCCAACAAAATATTGTTCAAAGTATAACGGATGAAGCAATTAATAAAATTAATGCCATCTGGCAACCACAGGTTTATTTAAATGCACAGGCCACTTATCAAAGTGAAGTAACCTCCATTGGTTTAAACATTCCCGGAATAGAAATAAACGAATTGAGTAAAGACCAGTATAAGGCTACATTAGATGTTAATCAGGTATTATATGATGGTGGCATTTCTAAACAACAACGCAGCATACAAATGTCAGGCGCTGCAGTTGAAACGCAAAAAATTACTGTTGACATCTATAAAGTTCGTGAACGCGTAAATCAATTATTTCTCATTTTATTACAAACCGATAAACAACAGGAATTAGTTAATAATTTAAAACTTGAATTAAATAATCAGGAAGAAAAAATAAAAGCCGGGAAATTATTTGGTACTGCCACTCAATTTCAGGCAGACATTTTAGCCGCAGAAATAATTAAAGCCGATCAGCGCACCATCGAAATTAATGCAGCTCGTGAAACTGCATTAAATATGCTAAACCTGCTTACTGGAAGCAATTTTAATACTAATACAAAATTTATTACACCGGAAGTAAATATAAATACTAGTGATACATTAAATCTGCGCCCTGAAATAAAACTATTTGATTTACAGGAAGCCCTTGCACTATCACAAATGTCGTTTGCAGAAGCCGCTACTTTACCTAAGCTCAGCTTATTTGTACAAGGTGGTTATGGCAGACCGGGGTTAAATTTTCTGGATGATACTTTTCAGTTTTATTATATCGGTGGTGTAAAATTCAGCTACCCAATATGGACCGGAAATACTAAATCAAACGACGCTGCAATTTATCAATTGAATGCACAAAATGTAATGGCAAACAAAACATCATTTTTAATAAACAATAATATTCAAAGTGCGCAACAATTAGGCGAGATAAAAAAATATGCGCAGTTGATAGAAAAAGATAATGCCATAATTGCATTAAAAGCCAACATAAAAAACGGTGCACAAGCCCAACTTGATAATGGCACACTCGCAGCCGATGATTTTGTGAAATATCTGACCGATGAAAATGAAGCAAAAATAAATTTAGCGATACATCAGGTGCAGTTACTTGCAGCACAAATTAATTATCTGACCTTATTAGGAAAATTATAA